From the Cyclopterus lumpus isolate fCycLum1 chromosome 25, fCycLum1.pri, whole genome shotgun sequence genome, the window CATTAACCTTCAGTGAGCCCAACCACCGGTGAAGTATGGATGGTTTTATTGGGCTCCAGCTCTCCTGAGTCGCCCGCTCATTGTCAGCGTGCGGCCGATAAAGACGTCCATTGAGAAAAGGTCACGCgggagtgaagaagaagaagaagaagaagaagaagaagaagaagaagaagaagaagaagaagaagaagaagaagaagaagaagaagaagaagaagaagaagaagaagaagaagaagaagaagaagaagaagaagaagaagaagaagaagaagaagaagaagaagaagaagaagaagaagaagaagaagaagaagaagaagaagaagaagaagaagaagaagaagaagaagaagaagaagaagaagaagaagaagaagaagaagaagaagaagaagaagaagaagaagaagaagaagaagaagaagaagaagaagaagaagaagaagaagaagaagaagaagaagaagaagaagaagaagaagaagaagaagaagaagaagaagaagaagaagaagaagaagaagaagaagaagaagaagaagaagaagaagaagaagaagaagaagaagaagaagaagaagaagaagaagaagaagaagaagaagaagaagaagaagaagaagaagaagaagaagaagaagaagaagtttcgTGGCTTTATGAAGTCTCATTTATTAGTGTTTGCATTCAGAAAGAAGTGATGACGTCTCCTTTTGACCCCGAATGGCTGACTGAACTGTCAGCGGTGgagttgcattctgggtaacATCCGGAAGTACAAGGTGTGTGTATAAAATCGGATTCTGCTTTATCGATTTTGatccttatttttcaaattgTCCATCAGCTGAATCAGCggagcactttttcttttttaagacgCTCTGGTCGTTGAAAGAGACACAACGActagaaagacacacaaaacgactagaaagacacacacacacaaaacgactaGAAAGATGCACAACGACTAGAAAGACACACGActagaaagacacacaaaacgactagaaagacacacacacacaaaacgactaGAAAGATGCACGACTAGAAAGACACACAATAACTAGAATGACACACAACGACTAGAAAGACACACACGACTAGAAAGACACACAATAACTAGAAAGACACACACGactagaaagacacacacaatgactagaaagacacacaataactagaaagacacacacgactagaaagacacacacaatgactagaaagacacacaatgactagaAAGACACACAACGACTAGAAAGACACACGActagaaagacacacaaaacgactagaaagacacacacacacaaaacgactaGAAAGATGCACAACGACTAGAAATACACACAATAACTAGAATGACACACAACGACTAGAAAGACACACAACGActagaaagacacacaaaacgactaGAATGACGCACAACTAGAGCAGAGCTCACACTGAAAGCGTTCATTTCATTCCTCAAGCGAGTTCCAGGACTTTGTTCCTCCTCAGAACCAAAACGCCCACAAAGAGACTCGAAGCCACTCAATATTTATATTGATCACGTTGAGTTATTGGCTCAACTACGTGGATTCTGCACCGAATGGACGTCACCACGTTAAAAATGGCCTTTGAAGTCACCGGCAGCCGAGGATCAGAATTCAAATGAGCTTCTTTCTTCATTCCCACTCCAGTGGACCTCGGTGGCTTTTCGCTGCTATTGTCATCGTCAAACaagctgtggtgtgtgtgtgtgtgtgttgtgtgttgtgtgctgctCAGATGTTATCCAGTCGTGATGAATGCAGGATTTGTACCAGTGTGCAcgcatgtatttgtatttgtgtgtgtgtgagcagcctCATTTCCATCCCGCGCAGTGTGTAACGGTCATCCTTTTGGCCCCTGTACTCTGGAGGCTTCAGCCTCCACAAAGCTCACTTTGTCACCGCTAACAGGCCGGGGCCTGcagctgggtgtgtgtgtgtgtgtgtgtggtgtgtgtgtgtgtgtgaaatcctTTTAGTGTACTACTTGTTGTGCATTTGAGCCCCATGCTGGATTTTAAGGCTTAAAACATTTGGCCAATATTAGTTTTAATTGTAAACTCATTACATCTGTTTATTGTGAACGAAACATGGTCCATTTAACTTATTTTATTATCAACTTGTCAGTTATGGAGGACAGacattgcatatatatatatatatatatatatatatatatatatatatatatatatatatatatatatatatatataatctcgtTCAAGGTAATTAAAACCTGGGGCGGCCTCAATGAACTGCAAACTGACATCCAGATGTCGTCCCGTCGTCGTGGTGACGGCCGGCTGTCTCATCACCAACACGGCGTTCTTCACGTGGAGACCCGGATGGTTCTCCGTGTCGGTTCTCCGTGTCGGTTCTCCGTGTCGGCTTCAGTCAACAAAGACTCTTGTCATGTGGACTTTAGTGCTGATGTAATATTTGACCAACTGAACCTGAAAGACGAGGTTCAGAAATCCAGTTTGTTGCAGCTGTCAACATATTTCATAcgtttttaataatatattattaaataatataatattcagttattgtagattatttactgtttattatttttcactttttgtaTGTCTCCCTTTACTGCTGTAGTCCTGTAAATGTGACGAATAAAGGAATATCTGATCTTACAGTGAGGAGCTTTTTAACTGCTAATGAAGCTTCTACATGTGAGAagatatggttattcttaatgatcttaaggaagatatggttattcttaaggaagatatggttattcttaatgatcttaaggaagatatggttattcttaaGGAAGATATGGTTATTCTTCATGATCTTAAGGAAGATAatatggttattcttaatgatcTTAAGGAAGATAatatggttattcttaatgatcttaaggaagatatggttattcttaatgatcTTAAGGAAtatatggttattcttaatgatcTTGAGGAAtatatggttattcttaatgatcTTAAGGAAtatatggttattcttaatgatcTTGAGGAAtatatggttattcttaatgatcttaaggaagatatggttattcttaatgatcTTAAGGAAGATAatatggttattcttaatgatcTTGAGGAAtatatggttattcttaatgatcttaaggaagatatggttattcttaatAATCTTGAAGAAtatatggttattcttaatgatcttaaggaagatatggttattcttaatgatcTTAAGGAAGATAatatggttattcttaatgatcTTGAAGAAtatatggttattcttaatgatcTTAAGGAAGATAatatggttattcttaatgatcTTAAGGAAtatatggttattcttaatgatcTTAAGGAAtatatggttattcttaatgatcttgaggaagatatggttattcttaatgatattaaggaagatatggttattcttaaggaagatatggttattcttaatgatcttaaggaagatatggttattcttaatgatattaaggaagatatggttattcttaaggaagatatggttattcttaatgatcttgaggaagatatggttattcttaatgatattaaggaagatatggttattcttaaggaagatatggttattcttaatgatcttaaggaagatatggttattcttaatgatattaaggaagatatggttattcttaaggaagatatggttattcttaatgatcttgaggaagatatggttattcttaatgatcttaaggaagatatggttattcttaatgatattaaggaagatatggttattcttaatgatattaaggaagatatggttattcttaaggaagatatggttattcttaatgatcttaaggaagatatggttattcttaatgatattaaggaagatatggttattcttaaggaagatatggttattcttaatgatcttgaggaagatatggttattcttaatgatcTTAAGGAAtatatggttattcttaatgatcttaaggaagatatggttattcttaatgatattaaggaagatatggttattcttaaggaagatatggttattcttaatgatcttgaggaagatatggttattcttaatgatcTTGAGGAAGATATGATTATTCTTAATGATCTTAAGGAagatatggttattcttaatgatattaaggaagatatggttattcttaaggaagatatggttattcttaatgatcttgaggaagatatggttattcttaatgatcTTAAGGAAtatatggttattcttaatgatcttaaggaagatatggttattcttaatgatGGGGTCGGATTGTGTACATATAGGATGAACTCAttcaggttcaccagaaacctCTTTTAGAGGTTTTCCTAAGGGACCACTACCACTGTCATCCTCGGGCCGACATCCAGACCCAATGAAGGAAAGTTCCCTGAAGGATACTTGACGGATAATAAAGTAGACGCCTCTAAATAAAAAGGGGGATTCACATTTTAAGAGCAAGAACACGTGTTCTACTTTCCACCATCAAACCCTGATCACCAGGACCAGCTGGTGACATGGGGGCAAGTCTCAAACTAccagtcaggtgtgtgtgtgtctcattgtgtgtgtgtgtgtgtgtgtgtgtgtgtctctgcagtgtTTCCAGTGTGGCGGGGGATCGGGGTCGGTGCTGGCGTGTGGAGCCAGGGCTGGGGACGCTGTCTGCAATGGGACCCCGACGGTCCAGAACAAGGGCCCCGGATCCCGGTGTTTGACTACCCGGTCTGGGTTGTCCTCTGTCAGGGGGGGCGCGCCAGGCTCAGGGAGGTTTGTCAGCGGGGGAGGGGTGCCATCCGACTGCCCACGGACATGCTGAGCATCAAGCTGCCCCAGCTCTTTGACATCCACCAGGTGCCCAAGGTACGGAAGGAAGGAGCCCGTCTCCACTTTTACTCGGTTATAGATATCAAATGTTCAGGTGAGGAAGGAACATTAAGAAACCTGTTTGTGATCCAGGTCGGCGTCTGTTTAGAATAAACTCGCTGGTGTTTACATCACATCGGTTCCCACGGAGACGCCACCGGTATCGGCTTCATAACAGATGTGACGTCTCAGTGGGAACACCAGTATTTACtcatgtttaaaatataaagcTTAAAGAAGTTGATTACTGTTCCTATTATTTGACTTGAAGGTTTGTTCCTGACACaggatatttaaatgtttatctcTTTCACAATAGTATAATTTTATGATTTCACAAGGCTTGCTTTAACAGTtattcaaacaacaacaataaatggtTGAATTTCTCTGTGAGTACAGAAATGTAGTTTTACTCTTAAAATAAAACCTCTTAATAGTGAGAGGTCATACGTTTCAGTGAAGAGGGAACTTGCTTTCCACCTTAAGTTGGGACGGTTCTGTAACGTACGGAGTCACGAGGGTCTGCTCGGCCCACAGGTGTTCCGGGAGGACAGCATCATCTCTGGGTACCGTCACCCGCGCAGCTCGGCGCTGGACTGCGTCCTCAGCAGCTTCCAGCTGAACAACGAGACCGTCAACATCTGGACCCACTTCCTGCCGACGTGGTGCGGACGCCGTTGTTTTATTGTGCATTTCTCACGCGgtccttttttaatgtgtgtatcGTGTTCGCGAGTTATTGTGAACGCGTGATGTTCAAGACTAAAACTACACTAGAACCTTCCATCTGTAAGATAGGATCAGTCAACGTTTCAGGGTCTTTGTTTACGAAACAAATAAACCGGCTAAAATGATGTCAAGATTTTTagaaagaggggaaaaagtTCAGATGAGCCTGAATCCTAACAAACAGGAGGCCCGGATCCGGATGGAGTCCAGCCTAGAGGgaagtccagcctagagaagtccagtctagagaagtccagcctagagaagtccagcctagagaagtccagcctagagagaagtccagcctagagagaagtccagcctagagagaagtccagcctagagaagtccagcctagagaGAAGTCCAGTctagagaagtccagcctagagaagtccagcctagagaagtccagcctagagaagtccagcctagagaagtccagcctagagaagtccagcctagagaagtccagcctagagaagtccagcctagagaagtccagcctagagaagtccagcctagagaagtccagcctagagaGAAGTCCAGTctagagaagtccagcctagagaagtccagcctagagaagtccagcctagagaagtccagcctagagaGAAGTCCAGTctagagaagtccagcctagagaagtccagcctagagaagtccagcctagagaagtccagcctagagaagtccagcctagagagaagtccagcctagagagaagtccagcctagagaagtccagcctagagaagtccagcctagagaagtccagcctagagaGAAGTCCAGTCTAGAGAAGTCCAGTctagagaagtccagcctagagaagtccagcctagagaagtccagcctagagaagtccagcctagagaagtccagcctagagaagtccagcctagagaagtccagcctagagaagtccagcctagagaGAAGTCCAGTCTAGAGAAGTCCAGTctagagaagtccagcctagagaagtccagcctagagaagtccagcctagagaagtccagcctagagaGAAGTCCAGTctagagaagtccagcctagagaagtccagcctagagaagtccagcctagagaagtccagcctagagagaagtccagcctagagagaagtccagcctagagaGAAGTCCGGCCTAGAGAGAAGTCCGGCCTAGAGAGAAGTCCGGCCTAGAGAGAAGTCCGGCCTAGAGAAGTCCGGcctagagaagtccagcctagagaGAAGTCCGGCCTAGAGAGAAGTCCGGCCTAGAGAGAAGTCCGGCCTAGAGAAGCCTAGagagaagtccagcctagagaagtccagcctagagaagtccagcctagagaaGTTCGGcctagagaagtccagcctagagaagtccagcctagagaaGCAGACCGAGTGGAGTTGATGGCTATAAGTAAACAAGTTGTTGTTCTGCAGGTACTTCCTGTGGCGCTTCTGCGCCCTCTGCTCCACGATGAACTTCCTGACGGACAGCTACACCTGGCCCCTGCTGGTGTACATGCTGCTCATCTGCGTCTACCCCTTCACCTCCTGCTGTGCGCACACCTTCAGCACCATGTCCCCGGAGTCCCGGCACATCTGCTACTTCTTTGACTACGGAGCGCTCAGCCTCTACAGTCTGGGTGAGTCCTCGGACCCactgacaacattttaaaaatgaacatcGATATTTGCAGTGCAAAACATTCTGACcgatttttattttgaaggacgTCTTTATAAGCGTTTTTTTCTCCACTTCTTTTTGTTACTTAAGGCCTTTTTCCTGACAGACGGTGGTCAGCGTTCACGTCTCGAGGCAAACCATCCAGATAAAAATCTTCTTAAAATCTCTTAACAACcatttaacaacattttaagaTAAAAAGTGTATCGAGTgatttttaaatagatttgaaTATCAGCTCTTTGGTACACGACATCTAACTAAATTCTGTATAATCTGGCAGTGAAGCAAATATCTTCTGAACATTACCGTCCTTACTATTTGCTGACACGGCATCCTACAGAGAATTATAACACGTTATTTACCGGGCGATTGACATTGCAGAACGTTCAGAGcactgtatttatataaatatgtatatgttgtATTTGCCTTTTTTCAAACCCAgctacgcgtgtgtgtgtgtgtgtgtgtgtgtgtgtcggcgtGTCTGATTTCCATATCCTCTCTGGCTGAGAAACGATGTGCTTCATGGCTCATCTACACCTGGGGCCATCTCTCCTCTGATTAGTGTTTCCCTATCGCTGCATCGGCCTTCACAGAGGACTCTAGATGTTCCAGGGCGAGGCGTCCTCGCTGTGTGCATTTCAGATTACACGGTGTCGTATTTGTCTTCGCGGGCGGGTTCGTGATCCCAGTCGCACATTAACCCAGGGCCTCCTCTGGTTTGGTGGCCCCCTGCAGACTGATCCCTAATCTACCACAAAGGAAGGACCAAACACACATGACGGGTCCTTCCAGGCGAGAGGGAGGCGGCTGCAGCGCTTCTCTGATTACGAGTCGACGCTCAGAAGCTTTGAGGCGGAAATAGAAACTAACTTTAACGTTTGTCCCGTTAGAAAAACTGACTTCAGTGACCCCTAGTGGTGGTTTCAGAAAACACACTCGTATTTATTATGTGGTTTCTACAAGTTTTAAATACTCAAATGGTGTTTTAGTTAGTTTGGTGCGTTTTTAATTGCGTATTATTCCTTTTTTCCATATTATTTTCTATTGTAGCTTATATGTGATAAGATGCCTGTACGATGCTCACTCTTGTTTTGTCAGTGAATGTTTTGctgtgtgttggtttgtttacacattaaaatacatgcacaaagatatatattggaatacatttacatgtatACAGAAACGCTTTTGTCTCCATAAACTCGGATGGATTTAAACCAAAGCTCCCGTGGGAAGCTAAATGTTTGCGCCGACGtgctttcatgtgtttgtttatgttttgtcaGGTTGTGCCATAAGCTACGGATACTACGTGATGCCCGACTGCCTGCTGAACAGCTGGCTCCATCAACATTTTGTCCCCATCGCCATTGGAAACACGCTGTTCTGCACCGGTCTGTCCTGCTACTCCAGGTGAGGCACACATCCCCCACAATGCACGCTTCAATATTCAAGCTTTGGAATAACTGTCAGGAGTTTTCAGTAAATTCAACAACGTTTACCGTGAATTATTTCTTCAGGCTTAAAGGATTGAAAACGAATGCGCTCTCTGTTTGActtttccatttaaatgtgtttggttCTTGTTGGTTTTCAGAGTGTGTTCGCTAGTTTTGATTTATACTTTCTcagtttttcatttaatttaatttccagtagttttggtgtgtttttccaGGTTTAATATAAGTATGTCTCTAACATTCTTACCCAGTTGGTTAACATTGGACCGCAGCTGGACGGCTTTGTTTAATGGCATTTGACAATATTTATATCTCTTGTCATTTAATACTACACGACTAGACAACTGGGGTTAATTGTGAAGCAATTGTCGCACAGCGCCACCTCCTGGAGGGTCAAGTCTGATCAATGAGTCATGTCATGAGAGTTGAAGGAAATTCTCGCCGTCTCCTTTTCGGTGGTGATGTATTATAGCTCAGAAAAGTGATACTAACACTACATACAATCAATAGAACTATAGTTCTAATGCTTAATTGAGcttattttgttatattattgttgGTTTATGTATTCCTCCCTCTGGGTGTCAATGAGATGGTGGGAGGAAGGGGGTGACATCACCTGAGGGTGATGAGTGTACGGCgttgtttctgtacctctgtgttctgtttctgtacctctgtgttctgtttctgtacctctgtgttctgtttctgtacctctgtgttctgtttctgtacctctgtgttctgtttctgtacctctgtttc encodes:
- the paqr6 gene encoding membrane progestin receptor delta; the protein is MPEGRVFPVWRGIGVGAGVWSQGWGRCLQWDPDGPEQGPRIPVFDYPVWVVLCQGGRARLREVCQRGRGAIRLPTDMLSIKLPQLFDIHQVPKVFREDSIISGYRHPRSSALDCVLSSFQLNNETVNIWTHFLPTWYFLWRFCALCSTMNFLTDSYTWPLLVYMLLICVYPFTSCCAHTFSTMSPESRHICYFFDYGALSLYSLGCAISYGYYVMPDCLLNSWLHQHFVPIAIGNTLFCTGLSCYSRFLELQFPQRSKALRTGAFVLPFIFDTVPLFYRILLCCGGSGCSPSDALSSHCYHLLFAFLTCFLFTAHLPERLAPGRFDYIGHSHQLFHVSAVVGTHFQMEGVMADMTSRRAWLLAHGGTPSFLGTIGMLVASLVLNLGIIGIFSTPLLWNSPHGAGQPRTPKCKEQ